One window from the genome of Mumia sp. ZJ1417 encodes:
- a CDS encoding DEAD/DEAH box helicase, with protein MTDSAPTEAHPSFADLLADERLVRALADVGYESPSPIQAEAIPPLLAGHDIIGMAQTGTGKTAAFALPILSGIDVTNPTTQALVLAPTRELALQVAEAFASYAKHLPGLNVVPVYGGAGYSEQLAALRKGAHVVVGTPGRVIDHLERGRLDLTTISNLVLDEADEMLKMGFADDVERILRDTPTTKQVALFSATMPSTIRRLANQYLTDPVEVKVQAKTVTAKNVRQRWLLVPHFRKLDALARFLEVEPHEGVIVFVRTKQVTEELAEQLRAYGHSAQAINGDLVQAQRERAVNALKSGSLDILVATDVAARGLDVDRVSHVVNYDIPHDPEAYVHRIGRTGRAGRSGDAILFVTPRERRLLGVIERTTGQPVTPMDIPTAEQVNARRVEQFEEAITDALATKDVHMFRGLVSKYAEATGVDPIDVAAALAVRAHEGRSFLLDAKDDIVLSERDRARDHGDRGDRPERPQRPTPDGMAVYRLAVGKRQRVTPKSIMGALANEGGLGRSDFGNISIRFDHSLVELPDPLPSGTESALSRTRIGGDLINLERDRGARRSGSSSAPRRSGGGRSWDNAGKGPVRSARTPRRRKG; from the coding sequence ATGACTGATTCCGCGCCGACTGAAGCGCACCCTTCTTTTGCTGATCTTCTCGCCGACGAGCGACTGGTCCGCGCCCTTGCCGACGTCGGCTACGAGTCGCCGTCCCCCATCCAGGCCGAGGCGATCCCGCCACTGCTCGCAGGCCACGACATCATCGGAATGGCACAGACGGGCACGGGCAAGACCGCTGCGTTCGCGCTGCCGATCCTCTCGGGCATCGACGTGACGAACCCCACGACCCAGGCGCTCGTGCTGGCACCGACCCGTGAGCTCGCGCTCCAGGTCGCCGAGGCCTTCGCCTCGTACGCCAAGCACCTCCCCGGGCTCAATGTGGTCCCCGTCTACGGCGGTGCGGGCTACTCCGAGCAGCTCGCCGCGCTCCGCAAGGGCGCCCACGTCGTCGTGGGCACGCCGGGTCGCGTGATCGACCACCTCGAGCGCGGACGGCTCGACCTGACGACGATCTCGAACCTCGTCCTCGACGAGGCCGACGAGATGCTCAAGATGGGCTTCGCCGACGACGTCGAGCGGATCCTCCGCGACACGCCGACCACCAAGCAGGTGGCGCTGTTCTCGGCCACCATGCCGTCGACGATCCGCCGTCTCGCCAACCAGTACCTCACCGATCCGGTCGAGGTGAAGGTCCAGGCCAAGACGGTCACGGCCAAGAACGTGCGTCAGCGCTGGCTGCTGGTCCCGCACTTCCGCAAGCTCGACGCGCTCGCCCGCTTCCTCGAGGTCGAGCCGCACGAGGGCGTCATCGTCTTCGTCCGGACCAAGCAGGTCACCGAGGAGCTCGCCGAGCAGCTGCGAGCGTACGGTCACAGCGCGCAGGCGATCAACGGCGACCTGGTCCAGGCGCAGCGCGAGCGGGCCGTCAACGCCCTCAAGAGCGGCTCTCTCGACATCCTCGTGGCCACCGACGTCGCCGCGCGCGGCCTCGATGTGGACCGCGTGAGCCACGTCGTCAACTACGACATCCCGCACGACCCGGAGGCGTACGTCCACCGGATCGGCCGTACGGGACGCGCCGGGCGCAGCGGCGACGCCATCCTCTTCGTCACGCCCCGTGAGCGCCGTCTCCTCGGCGTCATCGAGCGCACCACCGGCCAGCCGGTGACCCCGATGGACATCCCGACCGCCGAGCAGGTCAACGCCCGCCGGGTCGAGCAGTTCGAGGAGGCGATCACCGACGCGCTCGCGACCAAGGACGTGCACATGTTCCGCGGGCTCGTGAGCAAGTACGCCGAGGCCACGGGGGTCGATCCGATCGACGTCGCCGCAGCGCTCGCCGTCCGCGCTCACGAGGGCCGGTCCTTCCTCCTCGACGCCAAGGACGACATCGTCCTCAGCGAGCGTGACCGAGCTCGCGACCACGGTGATCGTGGAGACCGTCCCGAGCGCCCGCAGCGGCCGACGCCGGACGGCATGGCCGTCTACAGGCTCGCGGTCGGCAAGCGCCAGCGCGTCACCCCGAAGTCGATCATGGGTGCGCTCGCGAACGAGGGCGGCCTCGGCCGGTCCGACTTCGGCAACATCTCGATCCGCTTCGACCACTCGCTCGTCGAACTCCCCGACCCGCTGCCCAGCGGTACGGAGAGCGCGCTGAGCCGCACCCGCATCGGGGGCGACCTCATCAACCTCGAGCGCGACCGCGGCGCGCGCCGCAGCGGCAGCTCCTCCGCGCCTCGCCGTTCGGGTGGCGGCCGTAGCTGGGACAATGCGGGCAAGGGCCCCGTACGCTCTGCGAGGACGCCGCGTCGACGAAAGGGATAG
- the manA gene encoding mannose-6-phosphate isomerase, class I produces MYELGSVVQHYDWGSATALPEMLGVDPDGTPWAELWMGTHPLGPSTVRLADGTTAPLSDVAGGSLAYLLKILAIAKPLSLQVHPEVTMAERGFVRENERRVALDSPTRVFKDPHHKPEMVYALTRFEGLIAFRPTAEVWHVLDGLESPLARRLDDELRADPGFPGLVRMVGRLLSPWMGPTRDELRAFVAECQEKYAAGLDRRRAYETVSELAEHHSDDPGVVVASLLNRIRLEPGQAAFVEVGVLHAYLSGTCVEVMAGSDNVLRAGLTTKHVEPQALVDCVRMGMAEAHVVTPKEEAGVRIFAPEVDEFALAVATVDGVDGTQLPGTGPRIVLCVDGEVSVQADAGRVALTAGRSAFTGRGTGPVCVRGAGTVVQAFTPSS; encoded by the coding sequence ATGTACGAACTTGGCTCCGTCGTTCAGCACTACGACTGGGGCTCGGCGACTGCCCTCCCCGAGATGCTGGGGGTCGACCCTGACGGGACTCCGTGGGCCGAGCTGTGGATGGGGACGCACCCGCTCGGTCCCTCGACCGTCCGCCTTGCTGACGGGACCACGGCGCCGCTGAGCGACGTCGCAGGAGGCTCGCTCGCCTACCTCCTCAAGATTCTCGCGATCGCCAAGCCCCTCTCGCTCCAGGTGCACCCGGAGGTCACCATGGCCGAGCGGGGTTTCGTCCGTGAGAACGAGCGCCGGGTCGCGCTCGACTCACCCACCCGTGTCTTCAAGGATCCGCACCACAAGCCCGAGATGGTCTACGCGCTGACCCGGTTCGAGGGCCTGATCGCCTTCCGGCCGACGGCGGAGGTGTGGCACGTCCTCGACGGGCTCGAGTCGCCGCTCGCGCGTCGACTCGACGACGAGCTTCGTGCCGATCCTGGATTCCCTGGCCTCGTCCGGATGGTCGGTCGGCTGCTGTCGCCGTGGATGGGGCCGACCCGTGACGAGCTGCGCGCGTTCGTGGCGGAGTGCCAGGAGAAGTATGCGGCGGGCCTCGACCGTCGGCGTGCGTACGAGACGGTCTCCGAGCTGGCCGAGCACCACAGCGATGATCCTGGCGTGGTCGTCGCGTCGCTTCTCAACCGGATCCGTCTCGAGCCCGGGCAGGCCGCGTTCGTCGAGGTCGGGGTGCTGCACGCCTACCTGAGCGGCACGTGCGTCGAGGTCATGGCCGGTTCGGACAACGTCCTGCGGGCCGGTCTCACGACCAAGCACGTGGAGCCGCAGGCGCTGGTCGACTGCGTTCGGATGGGGATGGCCGAGGCGCACGTCGTGACCCCCAAGGAGGAGGCGGGGGTGCGCATCTTCGCCCCGGAGGTCGACGAGTTCGCCCTCGCTGTGGCGACGGTCGACGGGGTCGACGGAACGCAACTGCCGGGCACCGGGCCGCGGATCGTGCTCTGCGTCGACGGTGAGGTCTCGGTCCAGGCCGATGCCGGTCGCGTGGCCCTCACCGCGGGGCGCTCGGCGTTCACCGGCCGCGGGACCGGACCGGTCTGCGTCCGCGGGGCAGGCACTGTCGTGCAGGCCTTCACGCCCAGCAGCTGA
- a CDS encoding sulfate adenylyltransferase subunit 1, whose translation MAAPATETTDTTASAPRMDLLRFATAGSVDDGKSTLIGRLLLDSKAIFEDQLEAVERTSADKGYDYTDLALLTDGLRSEREQGITIDVAYRYFATPRRKFIIADTPGHVQYTRNMVTGASTADLGLVLVDARTGLTEQSRRHAVILSLLRVPHLVLAVNKMDLVDFDQSIYEKIRDEFDTFAAKLSIPDLTIIPISALQGDNVVERSTNMPWYQGTSLLHHLENVHVSSDRDLVDTRFPVQYVVRPKSEEFHDYRGYAGQVAGGVLKPGDQVQVLPSGFTTTIEAIDLFDQSVAEAFPPMSVTVRLADDLDVSRGDMICRPQNAPTPTQDIDAMICWMTNAPLRPRQKLAIKHTTRSARALVKDIQYRLDINTLHRDQETGELGLNEIGRVKLRTTAPIFIDPYEKNRTTGSFILIDEATGITVGAGMING comes from the coding sequence ATGGCCGCCCCCGCGACCGAGACCACCGACACGACGGCGTCCGCCCCGCGCATGGACCTCCTGCGCTTCGCGACCGCCGGATCCGTGGATGACGGCAAGTCCACCCTCATCGGGCGCCTGCTGCTCGACTCGAAGGCGATCTTCGAGGACCAGCTCGAGGCCGTCGAGCGGACCTCCGCCGACAAGGGGTACGACTACACCGACCTCGCCCTCCTCACCGACGGCCTGCGCTCGGAGCGCGAGCAGGGCATCACGATCGACGTCGCCTACCGCTACTTCGCGACGCCTCGGCGCAAGTTCATCATCGCGGACACCCCGGGCCACGTGCAGTACACGCGCAACATGGTCACCGGCGCCTCCACGGCCGACCTCGGGCTCGTCCTCGTCGACGCCCGTACGGGGCTGACCGAGCAGAGCCGCCGCCACGCGGTGATCCTGTCGCTGCTGCGGGTCCCGCATCTGGTCCTCGCGGTCAACAAGATGGACCTGGTCGACTTCGACCAGTCCATCTACGAGAAGATCCGCGACGAGTTCGACACGTTCGCCGCGAAGCTCTCGATCCCGGACCTGACGATCATCCCGATCTCGGCGCTCCAGGGCGACAACGTCGTCGAGCGCAGCACCAACATGCCGTGGTACCAGGGCACGTCGCTGCTGCACCACCTCGAGAACGTCCACGTGTCGTCCGACCGCGACCTCGTCGACACGCGCTTCCCCGTCCAGTACGTGGTGCGCCCCAAGTCCGAGGAGTTCCACGACTACCGCGGCTATGCGGGCCAGGTCGCCGGTGGTGTCCTCAAGCCCGGCGACCAGGTCCAGGTCCTCCCCAGCGGGTTCACGACGACGATCGAGGCGATCGACCTCTTCGACCAGTCGGTCGCCGAGGCGTTCCCCCCGATGTCGGTGACGGTCCGGCTCGCTGACGACCTCGACGTCTCGCGTGGAGACATGATCTGCCGTCCGCAGAACGCGCCGACACCGACGCAGGACATCGACGCGATGATCTGCTGGATGACCAACGCGCCGCTGCGTCCGCGCCAGAAGCTCGCGATCAAGCACACCACCCGCAGTGCCCGTGCCCTGGTCAAGGACATCCAGTACCGCCTCGACATCAACACGCTGCACCGCGACCAGGAGACCGGCGAGCTCGGCCTCAACGAGATCGGTCGCGTCAAGCTGCGGACGACGGCGCCGATCTTCATCGACCCGTACGAGAAGAACCGCACGACGGGCTCGTTCATCCTCATCGACGAGGCCACCGGCATCACCGTCGGCGCGGGCATGATCAACGGCTGA
- the cysD gene encoding sulfate adenylyltransferase subunit CysD, whose protein sequence is MTPMHDYRLSQLDQLEAESIHIFREVAAEFEKPVLLFSGGKDSIVMLRLAEKAFYPARIPFPVMQIDTGFDFPEVLATRDNWVERLSLRMIVASVDQAIADGIVVDDGKTSRNRLQIGTLLHAIEENGFTAAFGGGRRDEEKARAKERVYSHRDEFGQWDPKNQRPELWSLYNGRISEGEHMRIFPLSNWTELDVWHYIHREKIEIPSIYFAHKREVVARDGMLLSAGDHLTLKPGETVEERLVRFRTVGDMTLTGCVDSPAATTGEIIDEIAIARVTERGATRGDDRFSEAAMEDRKKEGYF, encoded by the coding sequence GTGACGCCCATGCACGACTATCGGCTCAGCCAGCTGGATCAGCTGGAGGCCGAGTCCATCCACATCTTCCGTGAAGTGGCGGCGGAGTTCGAGAAGCCTGTCCTGCTGTTCTCCGGCGGCAAAGACTCCATCGTCATGCTCCGGCTGGCCGAGAAGGCCTTCTATCCCGCACGGATCCCGTTCCCGGTGATGCAGATCGACACCGGCTTCGACTTCCCCGAGGTGCTTGCCACCCGCGACAACTGGGTCGAGCGCCTGAGCCTGCGGATGATCGTCGCGTCGGTCGACCAGGCCATCGCCGACGGCATCGTCGTGGACGACGGCAAGACCAGCCGCAACCGCCTCCAGATCGGCACGCTCCTCCACGCGATCGAGGAGAACGGCTTCACCGCCGCCTTCGGTGGCGGACGCCGCGACGAGGAGAAGGCCCGCGCCAAGGAGCGCGTCTACTCCCACCGCGACGAGTTCGGGCAGTGGGACCCGAAGAACCAGCGCCCCGAGCTCTGGAGCCTCTACAACGGGCGCATCTCCGAGGGCGAGCACATGCGGATCTTCCCGCTGTCCAACTGGACCGAGCTCGACGTCTGGCACTACATCCACCGCGAGAAGATCGAGATCCCGTCGATCTACTTCGCGCACAAGCGTGAGGTCGTCGCACGCGACGGCATGCTCCTGTCGGCCGGCGACCACCTGACGCTCAAGCCGGGCGAGACGGTCGAGGAGCGCCTCGTACGCTTCCGTACGGTCGGCGACATGACGCTCACGGGCTGCGTCGACTCCCCGGCCGCCACCACCGGCGAGATCATCGACGAGATCGCGATCGCGCGTGTCACCGAGCGCGGCGCGACCCGCGGCGACGACAGGTTCAGCGAGGCAGCCATGGAAGACCGCAAGAAGGAGGGCTACTTCTGA
- a CDS encoding lysoplasmalogenase has product MSAPMHPLSPRTVARHPAIVVFAALAVVHVVLVAADTGLSASLTKALLVPALAVWVVAVGGPRLLVAALFFSWIGDVALEIDGLFLVGMAGFALAHVCFVTWFVRHGALAGLKKRWWIVVIGLAAWGATITTLWGPLGDEDAGLQLPILVYSLLLTATAVTAFGVNVVAGVGGALFLVSDTLIALDIAGMSRPEPGGVWVMVTYLAAQLLLAVGMVHTERIGSSIHDAMAEPARTGGSIP; this is encoded by the coding sequence GTGAGTGCACCGATGCACCCTCTCTCCCCCAGGACCGTCGCCCGCCACCCCGCGATCGTGGTGTTCGCGGCCCTGGCCGTCGTGCACGTCGTCCTCGTCGCCGCCGACACGGGCCTCTCGGCGTCGTTGACGAAGGCGCTGCTTGTCCCTGCTCTCGCGGTGTGGGTCGTCGCGGTGGGCGGGCCGAGGCTCCTCGTCGCCGCGCTGTTCTTCTCGTGGATCGGCGACGTCGCCCTCGAGATCGACGGGCTGTTCCTGGTCGGCATGGCCGGCTTCGCGCTGGCGCACGTCTGCTTCGTGACGTGGTTCGTCAGACACGGAGCGCTCGCCGGCCTGAAGAAGCGCTGGTGGATCGTCGTGATCGGGCTGGCGGCCTGGGGGGCGACGATCACGACGCTGTGGGGTCCGCTCGGCGACGAGGACGCCGGGTTGCAGCTGCCCATCTTGGTCTACTCGCTGCTGCTCACCGCGACCGCCGTGACAGCCTTCGGCGTCAACGTCGTCGCCGGGGTGGGGGGCGCGCTGTTCCTCGTCTCGGACACACTGATCGCCCTCGACATCGCCGGGATGTCGCGTCCGGAGCCCGGCGGCGTCTGGGTGATGGTGACCTACCTCGCGGCCCAGCTCTTGCTCGCCGTGGGTATGGTCCATACGGAGCGGATAGGCAGCAGCATCCACGATGCGATGGCCGAACCCGCCCGCACCGGGGGCTCGATACCATGA
- a CDS encoding sulfite exporter TauE/SafE family protein, whose translation MTEILTFSALSILAVSFGVGIVVGLTGMGGGALMTPALIFLGVNPTAAVANDLVAASVNKSVGAAVHAREGSPNWRLAGWLMLGSIPTAAAGAFIIDAIGAHDDQTAFVKTAIGVALLLTAATYTLRSYLNVRAARQGKAVSNDNPTIKPLATFAVGAVGGLLVGVTSVGSGSLIMVSLLLLYPTLTAVRLVGTDLVQAVPLVLSAAITHVIVTGVDFGVLIPLVVGGMPGTYLGARIANRVPQGIVRRGIVVVLSITGLTLLGVPPVAVGIIAAGLVILGPIAWALLRDRIGVPDGVDLFAEKRDLERLRQEGPS comes from the coding sequence GTGACGGAGATCCTCACCTTCTCCGCGCTGTCGATCCTCGCGGTCAGCTTCGGCGTCGGGATCGTCGTCGGCCTGACGGGCATGGGCGGCGGCGCGCTGATGACACCCGCGCTGATCTTCCTGGGGGTCAACCCGACCGCCGCCGTCGCCAACGACCTCGTCGCCGCCTCGGTCAACAAGTCGGTCGGCGCCGCGGTCCATGCCCGCGAAGGCTCCCCCAACTGGCGGCTCGCCGGCTGGCTGATGCTCGGCTCGATCCCGACCGCAGCGGCCGGCGCATTCATCATCGACGCGATCGGCGCCCACGACGACCAGACCGCGTTCGTCAAGACCGCGATCGGCGTGGCGCTGCTGCTCACCGCGGCGACCTACACGCTCCGCTCGTACCTCAACGTCCGTGCCGCCCGCCAGGGCAAGGCCGTCTCGAACGACAACCCGACGATCAAGCCGCTGGCGACGTTCGCGGTCGGCGCGGTCGGTGGGCTCCTCGTCGGCGTGACCTCCGTCGGCTCCGGCTCGCTGATCATGGTCTCGCTGCTCCTCCTCTATCCGACGCTCACCGCCGTGCGGCTCGTCGGCACCGACCTCGTGCAAGCGGTGCCGCTGGTCCTGTCCGCCGCGATCACCCACGTGATCGTCACCGGCGTCGACTTCGGGGTCCTCATCCCGCTCGTCGTCGGCGGGATGCCGGGGACCTACCTCGGCGCCCGCATCGCGAACCGCGTGCCCCAAGGGATCGTCCGCCGCGGCATCGTGGTCGTCCTGAGCATCACGGGCCTCACCCTGCTCGGGGTGCCGCCCGTGGCTGTCGGGATCATCGCCGCCGGGCTCGTCATCCTCGGCCCGATCGCGTGGGCGCTGCTCCGTGACCGGATCGGAGTCCCCGACGGTGTCGACCTGTTCGCCGAGAAGCGCGATCTCGAACGCCTACGTCAGGAAGGCCCCTCGTGA
- the cysC gene encoding adenylyl-sulfate kinase, whose amino-acid sequence MSDAQWTPDARELADLELVLLGAWPQDRRLDVVVPGDVTDPVELLDPEGLPLAEYDPASGAVRPLDTPTYGAFRRLHLSPAEVRAAHSHALAVMVDQPLTTDDVAAIVDAEDRTGRRAVLLVRSGPDPRRTVTVPALIRATKAALPDHPVVAVALARRDDAEDDRSLSDAVVAAYADERVDLPRTGVPSDAVAALVAADQPPLDQRGLVVFFTGLSGSGKSTIARALYDRVLEEGRRTVTSLDGDVVRHHLSKGLGFSKEDRETNIARIGWVAAEIARHRGLAICSPIAPFDSTRKLVRAMVEEAGGSFALVHVATPLEECERRDRKGLYAKARAGQIPEFTGISSPYEAPEDALIAVDTTGRTVPDVLDEIVAALVAAGLWERV is encoded by the coding sequence GTGAGCGATGCCCAGTGGACCCCGGACGCACGGGAGCTCGCCGACCTCGAGCTCGTCCTGCTCGGCGCGTGGCCGCAGGACCGCCGGCTCGACGTCGTCGTGCCCGGCGACGTCACCGATCCCGTCGAGCTGCTCGACCCCGAGGGCCTGCCGCTGGCTGAGTACGACCCGGCGTCCGGTGCGGTCCGCCCGCTCGACACCCCCACGTACGGGGCGTTCCGGCGCCTGCACCTGTCGCCCGCCGAGGTTCGCGCAGCCCACTCCCACGCCCTCGCGGTCATGGTCGACCAGCCCCTCACCACCGACGACGTCGCCGCGATCGTCGACGCCGAGGACCGTACGGGACGGCGGGCCGTCCTCCTGGTCCGCTCCGGCCCGGACCCCCGCCGTACGGTCACGGTGCCCGCACTGATCCGCGCCACCAAGGCGGCACTGCCCGACCACCCGGTCGTGGCCGTCGCTCTCGCCCGGCGTGACGACGCCGAGGACGACCGGAGCCTGAGCGACGCCGTCGTCGCCGCGTACGCCGACGAGCGCGTCGACCTGCCTCGTACGGGCGTCCCGTCCGACGCCGTCGCCGCCCTCGTCGCGGCGGACCAGCCCCCGCTCGACCAGCGTGGCCTCGTCGTCTTCTTCACCGGCCTGTCCGGCTCCGGCAAGTCGACGATCGCCCGGGCGCTGTACGACCGGGTGCTCGAGGAAGGCCGCCGTACCGTCACCAGCCTTGACGGCGACGTCGTCCGCCACCACCTGAGCAAGGGTCTCGGCTTCTCCAAGGAGGACCGCGAGACCAACATCGCCCGCATCGGATGGGTCGCCGCCGAGATCGCCCGCCATCGCGGTCTCGCGATCTGCTCGCCGATCGCGCCGTTCGACAGCACCCGCAAACTGGTGCGTGCGATGGTCGAGGAGGCGGGCGGCTCGTTCGCACTGGTCCACGTCGCGACCCCGCTGGAGGAGTGCGAGCGGCGCGACCGCAAGGGCCTGTACGCCAAGGCGCGTGCAGGACAGATCCCCGAGTTCACCGGCATCTCGTCCCCGTACGAGGCACCCGAAGACGCGCTGATCGCGGTCGACACCACCGGCCGTACGGTCCCCGACGTGCTCGACGAGATCGTCGCCGCCCTCGTCGCGGCGGGGCTCTGGGAGCGCGTGTGA
- a CDS encoding helix-turn-helix domain-containing protein, which translates to MARISVGKTVGDLGGYLRDQRKHAQLSLRQLADLTGVSNPYLSQIERGLRKPSAEVLQQIAQALRISAESVYVQAGLLDPDDSLGGGGVEAAIAADPRLDEAQRRALLEIYRSFVGVVDSVPDTADATDNPEQDTRS; encoded by the coding sequence GTGGCCAGGATCAGCGTCGGAAAGACCGTGGGTGACCTCGGGGGATACCTCCGAGACCAGCGCAAGCATGCGCAGCTTTCGTTGCGGCAGCTCGCCGACCTCACGGGCGTCTCCAACCCTTACCTGAGCCAGATCGAACGTGGCCTGCGCAAGCCCTCGGCCGAGGTGCTCCAGCAGATCGCGCAGGCGCTACGGATCTCCGCCGAGTCCGTCTACGTCCAGGCCGGCCTGCTCGATCCTGACGACTCCCTCGGCGGGGGCGGGGTCGAGGCGGCCATTGCGGCCGACCCCCGGCTCGACGAGGCCCAGCGCCGCGCCCTGCTCGAGATCTACCGCTCGTTCGTCGGTGTGGTGGACTCCGTCCCCGACACTGCCGACGCCACCGACAACCCAGAACAGGACACCCGCTCATGA
- a CDS encoding DUF2516 family protein, with product MFDLFAVQNLVELLITIAMIAVKAFAAIDAVSRTPQAFVAADKQTKPFWLIVLGLSLVANLLIWQPISLLNLAGIVAALVYLADARPALQQVSGR from the coding sequence GTGTTCGATCTCTTCGCTGTCCAGAACCTCGTCGAGCTGCTCATCACCATCGCGATGATCGCCGTGAAGGCGTTCGCCGCCATCGACGCGGTCTCGCGCACCCCGCAGGCGTTCGTGGCGGCCGACAAGCAGACGAAGCCGTTCTGGCTGATTGTCCTCGGACTCTCGCTGGTCGCCAACCTGCTGATCTGGCAGCCGATCAGCCTGCTCAACCTCGCAGGCATCGTCGCCGCGCTGGTCTATCTCGCTGACGCACGTCCCGCTCTGCAGCAAGTCAGCGGACGGTGA